CGAGCCCGTTGCGCTCGCCGTCGACGATCCGCCGCTCCAGCCGGTCGAACAGCGGCAGCTTGGCCAGCTCCTGCGCGCGCGACTCCTTCGACGAGGACGCCGTGACGCCCTCGAACAGCGCCATGAACTCCTGCAGCGGATCGTAGCCATCGGCGCGGCGGTCGTAGACCAGGTCGAGCGCGACCTTGCGCTGCTCGTCCGGGATCTTCGACATCGGCAGGATCTTCGAGGCGTGCACGATCGCGGTGCCCAGCCCGGCCTGCACGCACTCGTGCAGGAACACCGAGTTCAGCACCTGGCGCGCGGCCGCGTTGAGGCCGAAGGAGATGTTCGACAGCCCCAGCGTGGTCTGCACGTCGGGGTGGCGGCGCTTGAGCTCGCGGATGGCCTCGATGGTCTCGATGGCGTCCCGGCGCGACTCCTCCTGCCCGGTGGCGATGGTGAAGGTCAGCGTGTCGATGATGATGTCGGACTCGGCCAGCCCGTACTCGCCGGTGATCTGCGCGATCAGCCGGTCGGCGATGGCCACCTTGTGCTCGGCGGTGCGTGCCTGGCCCTCCTCGTCGATGGTCAGCGCGACCACCGCGGCGCCGAACTCGGCGACCAGCTCCATCACCTTGGTGAACCGGGACTCCGGCCCGTCGCCGTCCTCGTAGTTGACCGAGTTGACCGCGCAGCGCCCGCCCAGGTGCTCCAGGCCGGTCCGGATCACGTCGATCTCGGTGGAGTCGAGCATGATCGGCAGGGTGGAGGCGGTGGCGAAGCGGGAGGCGATCTCGGCCATGTCCGCCGCGCCGTCCCGGCCCACGTAGTCCACGCAGACGTCGAGCATGTGCGCGCCGTCGCGGGTCTGGTCGCGGGCGATCGCGACGCAGTCCTCCCAGCGGCCCTCCAGCATCGCCTCGCGGAAGGCCTTCGAGCCGTTGGCGTTGGTCCGCTCGCCGATCATCAGCACGCTGGCGTCCTGCTCGAACGGCACCGCCTGGTACAGCGACGACACGCCGGGCTCCGGCCGCGGGCGGCGCTGGGCGCGCTCGGTCTCGCGGACCGCGGCGACCAGCTGGCGGATGTGCTCGTCGGTGGTGCCGCAGCAGCCGCCGACCAGTCCGACGCCGAACTCGCGGACGAACCCGGCCAGCGCCTCGGCCAGCCCCTCCGGGCCGAGCGGGTAGACCGCGCCGTTCGGGCCCAGCTCGGGCAGCCCGGCGTTCGGCATCACGGTCAGCGGCACCCTCGCGTGCTTGGACAGCTGCCGCAGGTGCTCGCTCATCTCGGCCGGGCCGGTGGCGCAGTTCAGCCCGATCAGGTCGATGCCGAGCGGTTCGAGCGCCTGCAGCGCGGCGCCCACCTCGGTGCCGAGCAGCATGGTGCCAGTGGTCTCGACGGTGATCGAGGCGATGATCGGCACCCGCCTGCCCTCGGCGGCCATCGCGCGGTGCGCGGCCACGATCGAGGCCTTGGTCTGCAGGATGTCCTGGGTGGTCTCGACCAGCACCGCGTCCGCGCCGCCGGCCAGCAGCCCGCGCACCTCCTGCACGTAGGCGTCGCGCAGGCGCGCGTACGGGGCGTGGCCGAGGGTGGGCAGCTTGGTGCCGGGGCCGACCGAGCCGAGCACGAACCGGGGCTGGTCCGGCGTGGCGAACTCGTCGGCGGTCTCCCGCGCCAGGCGGGCGCCGATCTCGGACAGCTCGAAGATGCGGTCCTCGATGTCGTACTCGGCCAGGTTGGCGAAGTTGCAGCCGAAGGTGTTGGTCTCGACCGCGTCCGCACCCGCCTCCAGGTAACCGCGGTGGATCTCACGCACCACGTCGGGCCGGGTGACGTTGAGGATCTCGTTGCAGCCTTCGAGACCGTCGAAGTCGTCGAGGGACAGGTCGTGGGCCTGAAGCGCGGTGCCCATCGCACCGTCGGCCACCACAACACGTTCGGCGAGGGCGTCCAGCAAGGGCGAAGAGAGTCGTTCGGCCATGCTCCTTAGCCTACGGTCAGCGCGACCTCGGCCAGGTCGTAGGCTGGCACAGTGAGTGAGCCCGAACAGCCGAACAGCCCGCACGCCGAGCCGGCCCCGGAAGCCGCCGACGACGGCAAACCCGTCATGGTGGTCGCCTTCGAGGGCTGGAACGACGCAGGTGACGCGGCCAGTACCGCGATCGAGCACCTGCAGCTGAACTGGGACGCCACCCCGCTGGTCGAGCTCAATCCCGACGAGTACTACGACTTCCAGGTGAGCAGGCCCACTGTCCGCATGGTGGACGGGGTCACCCGAAGGGTGGAATGGCCGACCACTCGGCTGGCGGTATGCCACCCCGACGGCTTCGGCCGGGACGTGGTGCTGGTCCAGGGGCCGGAGCCGAACATGCGCTGGCGTGCCTTCTGCGCCGAACTGCTCGAGCACATGGAGCACCTCCAGGTGTCCACCGTGGTGACCCTCGGCGCGCTGCTGGCCGACACCCCGCACACCCGCCCGGTCCCGGTCACCGGCACCGCCTACGACGGCGCCGCCGCCGCGCGCTTCGGCCTGGAGCGCAACCGCTACCAGGGCCCGACCGGCATCGTCGGCGTGCTGCAGGACGCGTGCGTGCAGGCGGGCATCCCGGCGGTGTCGGTGTGGGCCGCGGTCCCGCACTACGTCTCGCACCCGCCGTCGCCGAAGGCCACCCTGGCGCTGCTGCACAAGCTCGAAGACATCCTCGACGTGGAGATCCCGCTCGGCGCCCTGCCCGAGCAGGCCGAGGAGTGGCAGCGCACGGTCTCGGAGATGGCCGACGAGGACGAGGAGATCCGCGACTACGTGCGCTCGCTGGAGGAACGCGACACCGAGCTGACCGTGGACGAGGCCAGCGGCGACAAGATCGCCGCCGAGTTCGAGCGCTACCTGCGGCGACGGCGTCCCGGCGGGCTCGACGGCCCGCGCTAGGTGGCCGTCGCGAAGCACCGCGCGAGCCGCGGTTGAGGTCCGGGTCACCGCGGCTGTACGGGGTCTATCTAGGCGGGCTGCTGGGGCCGTTCGGCGCGGGTGTGGTGGTGGCGATGCTGCCCGAACTCGCGGCGAGCTACGGCACCAGCCCGGCCGGGGCGGCCTCGTCGCTGACGGTCTACCTGGTGCCGTTCGCGGCCATCATGCTGGTCTCGGGCACGCTCGGTGAGCGCTGGGGCGTGGTCCGCACACTGCGGTTCGCCTACGCCGCCTACGCCGCGACCGCACTGCTGGCACTGGTCGCGCCCTGGTTCTGGCTGTTCCTGACGGCCCGCGGGCTGCAGGGTGCGGCGAACGCGTTCATCACCCCGCTGCTGCTCGCCCAGCTGGCCGCGGTCACCCCGCGTGACCGGCTGGGCCGGGCGCTCGGCCTGTTCGCCGCAATGCAGGCGCTCGGGCACACCACCGCGCCGCTGGTCGGCGGGCTGGCCGCGGAGCTGTCGTGGCCGTGGGCCTTCGCCGGGATCGCGGTCACCGCGCTCGCACTGGCCGCCGCTCCCCTGCCTGCCGATCCCGCGGCGGGCGAGCGCGTGGACTGGCGCTCGGTGGTCCGGCCGTCGGTGGTGCCGGGGGTGCTGGTGCTCGTCGGCTGGGGCTGCCTGTCCGGACTGTCCTTTTTGGTCGCCTTCCGGCTGGAGGACGTCTTCGAACTCAGCTCGGGGCCGCGCGGGCTCGCGCTGACCGTGTTCGGCGCGGCCGGTTTCCTCACCGCGCGCCTGAGCGGGGCCTACGCCGACCGGTTCGGGCCGGTGGCCGCGCTGGCCACCGGGCTGCTCGGCGGCGGGGCCGTGGTCGCGGTGCTCGGGCTGGCCGGTTCGCTGCCGGTGCTCGTCGCGGCCTGGGCGGCCGGGGGCGTGGTCGCCCAGCTGATCTCGGTCGGCACGAACACACTGGTGATCACCAGGGCGGGGGCGGCGCGCAACGGCGCGATCTCGGTGGTGCAGGCGCTGCGGTTCCTCGGCATGGCCTGCTCACCGCTGGCCTTCACCGGCCTCTACCACGCCGATCCGCGCCTGGCCTTCCTCGTGCCCGCCGCGGTGCTGGTGGCCGCCACCCCGATCCTGGTGCGGGCGCGGTGAGCGCCCCCGTCAGGGGTTGTCCGACTTGAGGATGACTTCGAATCCACCTTCACGCCGTCGTGCGAAACCACCGGGAGCAGCGAAGATGATCGACATGGGGAGGACAGAGGCGCTGGTGCGCCGTCGCTGGGCGGTGCTCGCGATCCTGTGCGCCAGCCTGCTGCTGGTCTCGATCGACGCGACCGTGCTGCACATGGCGCTGCCCGCGATCGCCGAGGACCTGCGCCCCGACGCCACCGAGCAGCTGTGGATCATCGCGGTGTACTCGCTGCTGGCCGCGCCGCTGCTGCTGGCCTTCGGCACGCTCGGTGACCACTACGGCAGGCGTCGCGTGCTGGTGCTCGGGTACGTGGTGTTCGGGCTGGCTTCGTTCGCCGCGGTGTTCGCGGTGAACGTGCCGATGCTGATCGCCGCGCGCGCGGTGCTCGGCGTCGGTGGCGCGATGATCATGCCCGCCACGCTGTCCATCCTGCGGCAGGCCTTTCCCGACCGGGCCGAGCGGCGCACCGCCATCGGCGTGTGGAGCGGGGTGGCCGGGTCCGGCGCGGTGCTGGGCCCGCTGCTCGGCGGTTTCCTGGTGCAGGAGTTCAGCTGGCACGCCGCGTTCGCCATCAACGTGCCGGTGATGCTGGCCGCGCTGCCGCTGACCTACTGGCTGATCCCGGAGTCGGCGGATCCGCCGGAGGGCAAGTGGGACCTGCTGAGCGCCGTGCTCGCGGCGGGCGGTGTGCTCGGCGTGGCGTTCGCGATCAAGCAGACCCCGCACGGCGGTTCGATGTCCGTGCTGGGTCCGGCGGCCGGGCTGGCCGGTGTGGTGCTGCTGGTGGTGTTCGTCCGGCGGCAGAAGCGGCTGGTGTCCCCGCTACTGGACCTCGCGTTGTTCCGGCGGCGCGCGTTCAGCGTGGCGGTCGGCAGCGTGCTGCTGGTGATGCTCTCGCTGGTCGGCCTCGGCCTGCTGTTCGCCCAGTACCTGCAACTGGTGCTGGCGCTGGAGCCGATGGAGGCGGCGCTGCGGCTGCTTTTTGTGATGGTCGCGGCGGTGGTCGGCAGTCTGGTCGCGGCGCCGCTGCTGCGCTGGTTCGAAGGCCGCGCGGTGACCGTCGCCGGGTTCGCCGTGGTCGGGCTGGCGCTCGGCGCGGCGGCGCTGTGGCTGGACACCGCGGAGAACCTGTGGCTGCTCGGGCCGGTGCTGGTCGCGGTCGGCTTCGGCATCTCGGTGGCGCTGACCGCCGCTTCCGACGCGCTGCTCGCCGCCGCGCCCGCCGAGCAGGCCGGTGCCGCGTCGGCGGTCGAGGAGACCGCGTACGAACTGGGCGCCGGGCTCGGCGTGGCGGTGCTGGGCAGCATCGCCGCCGGCGTCTACACCGCCGCTTTTCCCGCCGTCGCGGGAGTTCCGCCGCACGAAGCGGAACTCGCCGGGCGCGGGCTGACCGATGCGGCCGAGGCCGCGTCGGTACTTCCGGAGCCGGTCGCCGGGCAGCTGCTCGAAGCGGCGCGCGGCGCGTTCGTCGACGGCATGACCGTCGCGCTCGCCACCGGCTTTGTCACCTTCGCCGTCGCCGCCATCGCCGCGGCCCGGCTGCTACCGAAGACAGGAGTTCCACGATGACCACGACCGAGATCAGGGCGGGCTGGCGCACCCCGGCGGCGTTCTACCGGCTGATCAGCTCGCCGGCGCTGCGCGCGGCGTTCGGCTGGGACCTGCGCTCGCGCGACGTCCGCTGGGTGCGGCCGGTCGAGGGCATGACCTGCCTGGAGGTCGGCAGCGGCGGCGGGTTCTACACGAAGGCGCTGGCCGGGCACCTCGGCGCGGGCAGCGAACTGATCGCGCTCGACCCCGACGCGGGCAGCCTCGAAGTGCTGCGCGAGCGGCTGACCGGCGCGCCGGGCGCGCGGATGAGCTATCAGGCCGGTGACGGCTGCGCCCTGCCGCTGCCGGATTCCAGTGTGGACGCGCTGTTCTACGGCTACAGCCTGGAAGAGTTCAGCGACCCGCTCGCCGCGATCCGTGACGCGCACCGCGTGCTTCGCCCCGGTGGGCAGCTGGTCCTGTTCCTGTGGCGCCCGGTGATCGGGCGGCGCCGCCGGGAACCGGTGCTCAACCTGCTGGAGTCGACCTTCACCAGGGAGCGGGCTTCGGCTGGACCGCAGAACATCCGCCTGTCCTACCGGCGCTGACCGCCGGGCTCGCCAGGCGGAAGGCCGTGAGCGCACGCGCCCACGGCCTTCCCCGTCCGGCTCAGCCGTTGGGGCAGCTGCTCCGGAACTCTTCGACCAATGTGGACTTCGACGGGCCCGGGCAGAGGAACTGCTCGTACCGGGTGTCGTTGTCCACGAACCGCTTCAGCCACGAGATCATGTACTTCGCCTGCGTGGTGTTCGGCGTGTTCGGGAAGAAGTGGCTGGCGTTGTTCAGCTCCAGGTACGCCTTGTCCGGCGCACTGCTCAGCGAGGTGTAGAACGGCTCGGCGTGGCTGGCGACCGGGGCCACCGAGTCGGACTCGCCGCCGATGATGAAGGTGGGCACCTGGTCGGTGTTCCAGGTCTTGTCGGTGTTCCACGGCGCCAGCGGGATCGCCGCCTGCAGGCTCGGCCGCTTGACCGAGGCCTCCAGCGAGCCACCGCCGCCCATCGAGTGCCCGGCCACGGCCAGCCTCGACGGGTCGATCTTGCTGCGGACCGTGCTCGGGCTCTGCTGGGTCAGGTAGTCCAGCGCGGCCAGCAGCTGGTCACCGCGGCTGGCCGGCTGGTCGTAGATGGTGTTCGTGTCGATGGTGATCACCACGAACCCCTGTGAGGCCAGCCTGCGGCCCATCCACGAGATGCTGGACTGGGTGGCGGTGAACCCCGGCGAGATGGCGAGCGCGCCGTAGGTGCCCTCACTGGTGCTCGTCGGGTAGTAGATCGTGCCGCCACCGAATCCGCCGACCAGGCTCGACACGCTGCTCTCGGCGGTGGAGAACGGGCCGGTGGGGGCTTCGATGCTGGAGTTGGTCGGGGCGGGGCCGCGTTCGTAGGGGTTCTCGGCGGCGCCCGCGGCGGGGGCGGTGAACGCCGCGGCGCCCAGCGCGATGGCGAGGGCGGCACCGGTGAGTCGTCTGCGCACTTCGTTGTGCTCCTTCGGGGTGGAACGTGACGGACGGTGCTGACTCTGGCACCCGCCGCGCCCGCCCGGCATCGGTGAAATCGCCAGCCCGCCCCCGTGCCCGCCACCGTCCTCAACGGAGGCCTCCGCCCGCTCCCCCGGTTAGGCTTTCCGGTCGTGACCGCACCCGAGGACCTCGTCCGCCTGGCCGCGCGCAAGCTGGCACGCGGGGAACGGCTGGACCTTGGCGCGCTCGCCGCCGAGGCGGGCATCTCCAGGGCCACCCTGTTCCGCCGCGTCGGCAATCGCGAGGACCTGCTCGGCGACGCGCTCTGGCAGATGTCCGAGCGCACGCTGGCCAGGGCGGTCCGCCGCTGGGACGAGACCGAGGGCCCGGTGGTGCGCGACGCCGACGGCCGCCTGCGCTGCCTGACCGTGATGGGCTGGTACCGGTCCGACGTGGCCACCTCGCGCGGGCTGCACGTGCTGCTGGACAACGAGCCGACCACCGCGATCCGGGTGCTCACCGACCCGCACGGCCGGGTGCAGCCCAGGGTGATCGCCGCCTACCGCGAGCTGCTCGCCCGCGACGTCGCCGACGGCGGGTTCACCCCGGTGGTCGACCTCGACTCGCTCAGCTTCGCGTTGGTGCGTCTGGGCGAATCCTTCCTCTACTCGGACGTGGTCGCGGCCGGGAAGCCGAACCTGGAAGCGGCGGCCAAGCTGCTGGGAGTCCTCGTCGAGGGGGCTCCGGTCGCGGTCCGGTAGGCCGGGGCGGGTGGTTGTGAAACAGATCGCCGTGGTGTTTCATGCGGTCAGGCTCGTGTGTGCCTCCCCGGACGGCGTTGTCCACAAAGGAGTGTCTCCATGCCCGACACCTGGCTGCCCGGATTCGGCCCGTCGCTGGACTACCCCGAGGTGGGCGTGCCCGCCATCCTGGCCGGATCCGCCCGGCGGTTCGGCGATCGCGCCGCCTTCGTCCACGACGGCGAGTCGCTGAGCTTCCGCAGGCTCGGCCAGGGCGCCGCCGCCTTCGCCAACGGCCTGCTCGCCGACGGCCTCTCCCCCGGCGACCCGGTGGCCCTGCGCATGCCGAACTGCCTGGCCTACCCGGTCGCCTACTACGGCACGCTGCTGGCCGGTGGCACCTTCGTGCCGGTCAGCCCGCTGCTGCCGGAGCCCGCCGCGCAGGCCCAGCTGGCCGACGCGGGTGCGGTGCGCTCGATCACCGCCGCCGACGTGCCCGCCCTGTGCGCCGGGCAGAGCGAAGCGCCCCCGGAAATCGACCACCACGACCACTTGGCCCATCTCGCCTACACCGGCGGCACCACCGGCGTGTCGAAGGGCGTCGAGCTGCCACACCGGAACGTGGTGGTGAACTGCCTGCAGTACGCCTGCTGGGCGACCGGTTCGGTGCCCGCGCTGGACGAGCACGGCGGGCTGGTGCTCGACCAGGTCGGCAGCCCCGAGGAGTGGCCGACCCGGCTGGGCACCGGGATCGCGATCAACCTGACGCCGTGGTTCCACGCGATGGGCACGATCGGCGGGCTGAACGTGCCGGTGCTCAGCGGGACCACCGTCGTGCTGCACTCGCGGCTGGACCCGGCCGCCTACCTGGCCGACGTCGAACGCCTCGGTGTCACCTCGATGGGTGGCGCGCCCGCGTTGTTCGCCGCGCTGCTGGCCTGCCCGGACATCCGCACCAGGGACCTCAGCTCGGTCCGCTCGATCAGTTCGGGCGCCGCCCCGATGCCGCTGGAGATGATCCGGCGGCTCGGCGAGTTGCTGCCCGGCGCGCCGATCCTGGAGGGCTACGGCCTGACCGAGGTCACCATGGGCGCCACCAGCACCCCGTCGCACCGCTCCGGCCTGCACAAGGCGGGCGCGGTCGGGCGCCCGGTGTTCGACACCGAGGTCCGCCTGGCCTCACTCGACGGGGACGACACGCCGGTGCCGGCCGGGGAACGCGGGGAGGTCTGCGTCCGCGGCCCGCAGGTCATGCGTGGTTACCACAACCGGCCGGAAGCCACCGCCGAAGTGCTGCGGGACGGCTGGCTGCACACCGGCGACATCGGCGTGCTGGACGACGACGGCTACCTGTCCATTGTGGACCGCAAGAAGGACATGCTGCTGTACAAGGGATACAACGTCTACCCACGGGAGCTGGAGGAGCTGCTGACCGCGCTGCCGGAGGTGGCCGCGGCCGCGGTGGTCGGCCGCCCCGACCCGGCAGTTGGCGAGCTGCCGGTGGCGTTCGTGGTGCCCGCGAAGGCTTCGGTGTCCGACACCGAGGTGCTCGACGCGGTGAACGCGCAGGTGCCCGGCTACAAGCGGGTGCGGGAACTGCGGTTCGTGCCGGAGCTGCCGGTGTCCGCCGCCGGGAAGATCCTCAAGCGGGCCCTGCGCGAACAGCTGACATGACCGGCCCGCTCGGGCGGGAGCCGGAACTGGCGGTGCTCGGTGACCTGCTGGCCGCGGGCAACGGCGTCGTGCGGTTCACCGGCGCGCCCGGCATCGGCAAGACGCGGCTGGTGGACCACGCCGCGGCGGCCGGGCTCCGGCAACTCGGCGCGGCCGGTTCCCCGGCCGAGCGATCACTGCGGTTCGGTGCCCTGCACCGGTTCCTGCAGCCGGTCGCCGACCTTCCCGGCTGTCCGGAGGCGGTGCGCTCCGCGGCGGGCCGTGGTGGGCCGGAACCGGGTGATTTCCAGTTGTGCACGGCGTTTCACCGCCTTCTCGCCGGTCTCGGGCCGGTGCTCTGCTGGGCCGACGACACGCAGTGGTGGGACGAGGCGTCGCTGGCGGTGCTGGCGTTCGCGGCCCGGCGACTGGACGGGCTGGGCGTGGTGATGGTCTTCGCGAGCGGGCCGGGACCGTCCGGTCCGGACCCGGACCCGCTCGACGGCCTGCCCACCATCCGCCTGGCCCCACTCGACGACGTCGCGGCGGCGAGCCTGCTCCCGCCGGGATTGCCGCCGGACGAGCGAGCCCGGTTGCTCGCGCTCGCCGGTGGCAATCCGCGGGATCTGCTGGAACTGGCGGAGTCGGGCGGGGAAACGCTGCCCGAGGACGGTCACCAGCGCGCCGCCTATCGCCGCGTCTTCGACGGGCTTTCCCCTGGCGCACGGCAGTTCGTGCTGCTGGCGGCGTCGGAGTCACCGCTGAGCCAAGCCGAATTCGACCGGTGCGGTGTCCGAGCCCGCGACGAAGCGCTCGCGTCGGGACTGCTCGCGAGCCCGGCGGTGCGCGCCACGCTCCGCGAGGACGCCGCGCCCGCGATGGCCACCGCGCTCGCCGAAGCGGCCATGCGGTCGGGAATCACCGAAGAAGCCGTGCACGCCTTCGAACGCGCGGCGGAACTCGGCGAGGACGGTCCACAGTGGCTGATCCCGGCCGCGCGCGGGGCCTGGGAACTCGGGCACACCACCTGGGCGCGGAAGTTGCTGCGCCGCGCCGGGGACCGGCTGTTGCAGGGTGAGATCGAACTGCGCGACGGCGAACCGGCCGTGGCCGCACACGAACTGCTGACAGCGGCGGAAACCCTGCCACCCGCCGAAACCTCGGTCGCGCTGATGCTGGCCGGGGAAGCCCGCCGGATCAGCGGTGACCTCCGGGGATTCACCGCCATCGCCGCGCGCACCGCCCAGTTGGCCCGTACCTCCGACGCGCCACAGGTCCGGCTCGCCGCGGCGCATACGCGCGGGCTGGCCGCGACGTTCGCCGGCCGGCACGAAGAAGCGATCCCGGCGCTGGAGGAAGCGCTGCGGGTCGCGCCCGGTGACGTGCGAAGCCAGGTCTGGGCGGCCGAAGCGGCGCTCGCGCTGGGCCGGACGGCGCTCGCGCACGAGTACGCGGCGGCCGCGGTGGCCCGTGCGCGGATCGACGCGGTGACCACGCTGCCATGGGCGCTGATCCATCTCGGCATCTCCGCGGCGCTGCTCGACCGGCACCGCGCCGCCGTCGCCGCGGCCACCGAGGGACTGGCCGAAAGCGGTGGCCAGCGCACCTGCGCCGCGGAGAACCTGACCGTGCTGGCGCTGTCCGCCGCCCGGCTCGGTGACACCAAGGCCGCGCGGAAATGGCTCGACGAAGCCGATCTCGACCGCCGGTCGCTCGGCCGCCCGCGCGCGATCGCCGCGTGGGCCGAGGTGTGCGTCGACCTCGCCACCGACCGGCCCGCCGAAGCGCTGGCCCGGTTCCGCACGCTGTCCGCCGACACCGGGCACGCGCAACCGGCGATCGCCGTGCTCGCCACCCCGCTGCTGGTCGAGGCGGCGGTGCGCTGCGAGGAACCGGAGTACGCGGTGCGCGGGCTGCGCGTGCTCGACGGCTGGGCCGAAGCCACCGGCAGCGTGCAGTGGCGGGCGCTGGCCCAGCGGTGCCACGGCCTGCTCGCCCGCGACCCGGACACCGCCGACAAGCACTTCACCACCGCGGTGGATCTGCACCGGCTCGCCCGCACCCCGCTCGAACTGGCGAAAACCCAGCTGTGCCAGGCGATGCGCCTGCGCCGGGACCGCCGGTTCCGCGACGCGCGCGAACTGCTCGGCGACGCGGCCCGCCTGTTCGACCGGCACGGCGCCGAGTTCTGGGCCGGGCGCGCCCGCGCCGAACACCGCGCGGCCGGCGGTGCCCCGGCCGAACCGGCCGACGGCGACCTGCCCTCGCTCACCCCGCAGCAGACCCAGATCTCGCTGCTGGTCGCCGGCGGCAAGACCAATCGCGAGATCGCGCGGCGGCTGGTGATCAGCCACCGCACGGTCGACCACCACCTGCGCAACATCTACACCAAGCTCGGCGTCCGTTCCCGCGTCGAACTCGCCGCGCTGCTGGCGAAACGGGCCACGGCACCGCCGGGCGACGGCACCGGGCCCGGCTCGGTCAGGTTTTCATGAAGTTCGCGATGGCGTTCAGCACCGAGA
The genomic region above belongs to Amycolatopsis sp. YIM 10 and contains:
- a CDS encoding QsdR family transcriptional regulator, with product MTAPEDLVRLAARKLARGERLDLGALAAEAGISRATLFRRVGNREDLLGDALWQMSERTLARAVRRWDETEGPVVRDADGRLRCLTVMGWYRSDVATSRGLHVLLDNEPTTAIRVLTDPHGRVQPRVIAAYRELLARDVADGGFTPVVDLDSLSFALVRLGESFLYSDVVAAGKPNLEAAAKLLGVLVEGAPVAVR
- a CDS encoding class I adenylate-forming enzyme family protein: MPDTWLPGFGPSLDYPEVGVPAILAGSARRFGDRAAFVHDGESLSFRRLGQGAAAFANGLLADGLSPGDPVALRMPNCLAYPVAYYGTLLAGGTFVPVSPLLPEPAAQAQLADAGAVRSITAADVPALCAGQSEAPPEIDHHDHLAHLAYTGGTTGVSKGVELPHRNVVVNCLQYACWATGSVPALDEHGGLVLDQVGSPEEWPTRLGTGIAINLTPWFHAMGTIGGLNVPVLSGTTVVLHSRLDPAAYLADVERLGVTSMGGAPALFAALLACPDIRTRDLSSVRSISSGAAPMPLEMIRRLGELLPGAPILEGYGLTEVTMGATSTPSHRSGLHKAGAVGRPVFDTEVRLASLDGDDTPVPAGERGEVCVRGPQVMRGYHNRPEATAEVLRDGWLHTGDIGVLDDDGYLSIVDRKKDMLLYKGYNVYPRELEELLTALPEVAAAAVVGRPDPAVGELPVAFVVPAKASVSDTEVLDAVNAQVPGYKRVRELRFVPELPVSAAGKILKRALREQLT
- the metH gene encoding methionine synthase, whose product is MAERLSSPLLDALAERVVVADGAMGTALQAHDLSLDDFDGLEGCNEILNVTRPDVVREIHRGYLEAGADAVETNTFGCNFANLAEYDIEDRIFELSEIGARLARETADEFATPDQPRFVLGSVGPGTKLPTLGHAPYARLRDAYVQEVRGLLAGGADAVLVETTQDILQTKASIVAAHRAMAAEGRRVPIIASITVETTGTMLLGTEVGAALQALEPLGIDLIGLNCATGPAEMSEHLRQLSKHARVPLTVMPNAGLPELGPNGAVYPLGPEGLAEALAGFVREFGVGLVGGCCGTTDEHIRQLVAAVRETERAQRRPRPEPGVSSLYQAVPFEQDASVLMIGERTNANGSKAFREAMLEGRWEDCVAIARDQTRDGAHMLDVCVDYVGRDGAADMAEIASRFATASTLPIMLDSTEIDVIRTGLEHLGGRCAVNSVNYEDGDGPESRFTKVMELVAEFGAAVVALTIDEEGQARTAEHKVAIADRLIAQITGEYGLAESDIIIDTLTFTIATGQEESRRDAIETIEAIRELKRRHPDVQTTLGLSNISFGLNAAARQVLNSVFLHECVQAGLGTAIVHASKILPMSKIPDEQRKVALDLVYDRRADGYDPLQEFMALFEGVTASSSKESRAQELAKLPLFDRLERRIVDGERNGLDEDLAEALQSRPALEIINNTLLSGMKTVGELFGSGQMQLPFVLQSAEVMKAAVAYLEPHMEKDDSGGKGRIVLATVKGDVHDIGKNLVDIILSNNGYEVVNLGIKQPITSILDAAEENKADAIGMSGLLVKSTVIMKENLEEMNSRGVSARWPVLLGGAALTRSYVENDLTEMYLGDVRYARDAFEGLRLMDAIMAAKRGESPVLDQEEQAKRAERKARRERSLRIAEARRAKQEAAEEDEPQPARSDVATDVALPTPPFWGNRVVKGVPLAEYSAMLDERATFMGQWGLKGARGGSGPTYDELVESEGRPRLRYWLDKLTADGVLAHAAVVYGYFPCVADGDDVVVLTEARPDAPERTRFTFPRQRRDRRLCLADFYRPRELALASGEVDVMPFTLVTMGQPIADYANELFAANAYRDYLEVHGLGVQLTEALAEYWHRRIREELHFASGAAVAEEDPEEIERYFKLEYRGARFSLGYGACPELEDRAKIVELLGAERIGVKLSEEYQLHPEQSTDAIVCHHPEAKYFNT
- a CDS encoding MFS transporter, with translation MRSGSPRLYGVYLGGLLGPFGAGVVVAMLPELAASYGTSPAGAASSLTVYLVPFAAIMLVSGTLGERWGVVRTLRFAYAAYAATALLALVAPWFWLFLTARGLQGAANAFITPLLLAQLAAVTPRDRLGRALGLFAAMQALGHTTAPLVGGLAAELSWPWAFAGIAVTALALAAAPLPADPAAGERVDWRSVVRPSVVPGVLVLVGWGCLSGLSFLVAFRLEDVFELSSGPRGLALTVFGAAGFLTARLSGAYADRFGPVAALATGLLGGGAVVAVLGLAGSLPVLVAAWAAGGVVAQLISVGTNTLVITRAGAARNGAISVVQALRFLGMACSPLAFTGLYHADPRLAFLVPAAVLVAATPILVRAR
- a CDS encoding MFS transporter; its protein translation is MGRTEALVRRRWAVLAILCASLLLVSIDATVLHMALPAIAEDLRPDATEQLWIIAVYSLLAAPLLLAFGTLGDHYGRRRVLVLGYVVFGLASFAAVFAVNVPMLIAARAVLGVGGAMIMPATLSILRQAFPDRAERRTAIGVWSGVAGSGAVLGPLLGGFLVQEFSWHAAFAINVPVMLAALPLTYWLIPESADPPEGKWDLLSAVLAAGGVLGVAFAIKQTPHGGSMSVLGPAAGLAGVVLLVVFVRRQKRLVSPLLDLALFRRRAFSVAVGSVLLVMLSLVGLGLLFAQYLQLVLALEPMEAALRLLFVMVAAVVGSLVAAPLLRWFEGRAVTVAGFAVVGLALGAAALWLDTAENLWLLGPVLVAVGFGISVALTAASDALLAAAPAEQAGAASAVEETAYELGAGLGVAVLGSIAAGVYTAAFPAVAGVPPHEAELAGRGLTDAAEAASVLPEPVAGQLLEAARGAFVDGMTVALATGFVTFAVAAIAAARLLPKTGVPR
- a CDS encoding PAC2 family protein translates to MSEPEQPNSPHAEPAPEAADDGKPVMVVAFEGWNDAGDAASTAIEHLQLNWDATPLVELNPDEYYDFQVSRPTVRMVDGVTRRVEWPTTRLAVCHPDGFGRDVVLVQGPEPNMRWRAFCAELLEHMEHLQVSTVVTLGALLADTPHTRPVPVTGTAYDGAAAARFGLERNRYQGPTGIVGVLQDACVQAGIPAVSVWAAVPHYVSHPPSPKATLALLHKLEDILDVEIPLGALPEQAEEWQRTVSEMADEDEEIRDYVRSLEERDTELTVDEASGDKIAAEFERYLRRRRPGGLDGPR
- a CDS encoding alpha/beta hydrolase, with the translated sequence MPGGRGGCQSQHRPSRSTPKEHNEVRRRLTGAALAIALGAAAFTAPAAGAAENPYERGPAPTNSSIEAPTGPFSTAESSVSSLVGGFGGGTIYYPTSTSEGTYGALAISPGFTATQSSISWMGRRLASQGFVVITIDTNTIYDQPASRGDQLLAALDYLTQQSPSTVRSKIDPSRLAVAGHSMGGGGSLEASVKRPSLQAAIPLAPWNTDKTWNTDQVPTFIIGGESDSVAPVASHAEPFYTSLSSAPDKAYLELNNASHFFPNTPNTTQAKYMISWLKRFVDNDTRYEQFLCPGPSKSTLVEEFRSSCPNG
- a CDS encoding class I SAM-dependent methyltransferase, which codes for MTTTEIRAGWRTPAAFYRLISSPALRAAFGWDLRSRDVRWVRPVEGMTCLEVGSGGGFYTKALAGHLGAGSELIALDPDAGSLEVLRERLTGAPGARMSYQAGDGCALPLPDSSVDALFYGYSLEEFSDPLAAIRDAHRVLRPGGQLVLFLWRPVIGRRRREPVLNLLESTFTRERASAGPQNIRLSYRR